The following are encoded in a window of Colletotrichum lupini chromosome 3, complete sequence genomic DNA:
- a CDS encoding GDSL-like Lipase/Acylhydrolase, translating to MKFTSILASLALSALTSAAPAASPEPAQLAARAPTLYLCGDSTMARSSDSQMDGWGQYVSKYLNIAVVNRAIGGRSSRSFWNEGRFQNVANEVKAGDIVVIEFGHNDVGSPRSNDNGRSVCPGEGTETCVSDTTGETVYTYIFYVIQAAKLMTAKGATVILSSQTPKNQWATGTWVGTPSRFVAMQKKAAATINDAAVTFVDHHQAVSNMYLKLGSSAVKALYIKDNTHTSAAGADLSSQAFVQAIYQKMNGTTSLAAHVKTPIKTVY from the coding sequence ATGAAGTTCACTTCTATCCTCGCCTCCTTGGCGCTGAGCGCCCTCACCTCCGCCGCACCCGCCGCCTCTCCCGAGCCTGCCCAGCTCGCGGCCCGCGCCCCTACACTCTACCTCTGCGGTGACAGCACCATGGCCAGGAGCAGCGACTCCCAGATGGACGGCTGGGGTCAGTACGTCTCAAAGTACCTCAACATCGCCGTCGTCAACCGCGCCATCGGCGGCCGCTCATCTCGCTCTTTCTGGAACGAAGGCCGCTTCCAAAATGTCGCCAACGAGGTCAAGGCCGGCGACATCGTCGTCATCGAGTTCGGCCACAACGACGTTGGCTCCCCGCGCTCCAACGACAACGGCCGCTCCGTCTGCCCGGGCGAGGGCACCGAGACGTGCGTCTCGGACACGACGGGCGAGACCGTCTACACATACATCTTTTACGTCATCCAGGCCGCCAAGCTCATGACCGCCAAGGGCGCCACCGTCATCCTCAGCTCGCAAACCCCTAAGAACCAGTGGGCCACGGGCACCTGGGTTGGCACCCCGTCCCGCTTCGTCGCCATGCAGAAGAAGGCCGCCGCGACCATCAACGACGCGGCCGTCACCTTCGTCGACCACCACCAGGCCGTCAGCAACATGTACCTCAAGCTTGGATCGTCGGCCGTCAAGGCCCTGTACATCAAGGACAACACGCACACCAGCGCCGCGGGTGCCGACCTCAGCTCCCAGGCTTTCGTCCAGGCCATCTACCAAAAGATGAACGGCACAACCAGCCTTGCCGCCCACGTCAAGACGCCTATCAAGACCGTCTACTAG
- a CDS encoding major facilitator superfamily transporter — protein sequence MQLAERQEAALERGQPTETLDVAQESHKYPEGGKDAWLVVAGAWCAMIPSMGLLNTLAVLQAWVSQNELHGLPESTIGWMFSTYAFFLYFCGAQVEFYQFLLTFGVLGGVSASLLFNPSIAAVGHWFSERRALATGIACTAGGVGGVVFPLIILYMAPRVGFPWAIRTVGFICAAASVLACTLLKKRLPPSKTSSGAIDLKALKETKFGLATLAVFLIEFAVFIPYTYICLYAIHEGIDLQKSLLLSALLNAGAIPGRALPGYVADRFGPFNVMCVTALVCSAFIFALWLTAHGGEAATTAFAVMFGFWSGAAISLTPVCIGQVCKIEDYGKRSGTAFFVCSFGALVGVPFAGAILQWSGGTYDGLILFAGGLYILSFCAFAVARGVACGWNPKTLF from the exons ATGCAACTCGCCGAGCGCCAGGAAGCCGCACTTGAGCGTGGGCAACCTACGGAAA CTCTGGACGTAGCACAAGAGTCCCACAAGTACCCTGAGGGCGGCAAAGATGCATGGCTTGTTGTGGCTGGTGCATGGTGCGCCATGATACCATCCATGGGTCTTCTCAATACTCTTGCAGTTCTGCAGGCCTGGGTTTCACAGAATGAACTTCATGGGCTCCCGGAGTCGACAATAGGCTGGATGTTTAGCACTTACGCCTTCTTCCTCTACTTTTGCGGCGCTCAAGTTG AGTTCTACCAGTTTTTGCTCACCTTTGGTGTCCTCGGCGGCGTATCAGCTTCGCTTCTTTTCAACCCGAGCATCGCTGCAGTCGGGCACTGGTTCTCGGAacgtcgtgctctagctacAGGAATAGCCTGCACGGCTGGAGGCGTCGGCGGCGTTGTCTTTCCTCTCATCATTCTCTACATGGCTCCCAGGGTTGGTTTTCCATGGGCCATCAGGACGGTTGGGTTTATCTGTGCTGCCGCGTCTGTTTTGGCATGCACGCTCTTGAAGAAGAGGCTTCCACCAAGCAAGACATCCAGTGGCGCAATCGACCTCAAGGCGCTGAAAGAGACAAAATTCGGTCTCGCAACATTGGCCGTCTTCCTGATCGAGTTCGCAGTCTTCATCCCGTACACTTACATTTGCTTGTACGCTATCCATGAGGGCATCGATCTCCAGAAGTCTCTCCTCCTAAGTGCACTGCTCAACGCTGGAGCGATCCCAGGCCGTGCCCTACCGGGCTACGTCGCAGACCGATTTGGTCCCTTCAATGTCATGTGCGTCACTGCCTTGGTGTGCTCGGCATTCATCTTCGCGCTCTGGTTGACAGCGCATGGCGGAGAAGCTGCTACGACTGCCTTTGCGGTCATGTTTGGATTCTGGTCCGGAGCTGCCATCAGCTTGACGCCAGTCTGCATTGGACAGGTGTGCAAAATCGAAGACTATGGGAAAAGGAGTGGCACGGCGTTCTTTGTCTGCAGTTTTGGTGCCCTTGTCGGTGTGCCCTTCGCTGGAGCTATTCTGCAATGGTCAGGTGGCACTTATGACGGCCTTATACTCTTTGCGGGTGGTCTATACATCTTGTCGTTCTGCGCTTTTGCCGTTGCTAGAGGCGTAGCTTGTGGTTGGAATCCCAAGACCTTGTTCTAG
- a CDS encoding nucleoside-diphosphate-sugar epimerase family protein — protein sequence MSRAILITGATGKQGGAVISALLARQPSDFLLLAVTRNAQSTSAKRLAAKSSNIKLVEGDLDATPALFASAKAVAGTVPLWGVYSVQAMGDQKSDSETKQGKALVDESIKAGVRHFVYSSVERGGDERSWSNPTPVPHFITKHQIEHHLRDSAVNSKTDMGWTILRPVIFMDNLMPGFFGKVFFTMLRDTMKEKPLQWIATKDIGFFAAEAFHDPATWNKKAVGLAGDELTFSQMNQTFEKATGAPVGTTFGLLGKALKHGVSEIGIMVNWFKDEGYKANLSQVKKVHPDILTMGAWLKESAFVKK from the coding sequence ATGTCACGCGCGATTCTCATCACTGGCGCCACAGGCAAACAAGGCGGTGCCGTTATCAGTGCTCTTCTAGCCAGACAGCCATCGGACTTTCTGCTTCTTGCAGTAACGAGAAATGCGCAGTCGACATCTGCCAAACGACTTGCAGCAAAGTCCTCGAACATCAAACTCGTTGAGGGAGACCTTGATGCAACCCCGGCGTTATTTGCTTCCGCAAAGGCCGTTGCCGGAACCGTTCCTCTATGGGGCGTGTATTCTGTTCAGGCAATGGGCGACCAGAAGTCAGATAGTGAGACAAAGCAAGGCAAGGCGTTGGTGGATGAATCCATTAAGGCAGGGGTGCGGCACTTTGTCTACAGCAGCGTCGAGCGAGGCGGTGACGAACGGTCTTGGAGCAACCCTACGCCGGTACCACATTTCATCACGAAGCATCAAATTGAACACCACCTCCGCGACAGCGCCGTCAATAGCAAGACCGACATGGGCTGGACGATCCTGCGTCCTGTCATCTTCATGGACAACCTCATGCCAGGTTTTTTCGGCAAGGTGTTCTTCACCATGCTCCGCGACACCATGAAGGAGAAGCCTTTGCAGTGGATCGCGACCAAGGACATTGGCTTCTTCGCGGCTGAGGCATTCCATGACCCGGCTACCTGGAACAAGAAGGCGGTCGGTCTGGCTGGTGACGAGCTTACCTTCTCGCAAATGAACCAGACTTTCGAGAAGGCGACTGGCGCACCCGTCGGGACCACGTTTGGATTGCTCGGCAAAGCTTTGAAGCATGGAGTCTCTGAGATTGGTATCATGGTCAACTGGTTCAAGGATGAAGGCTACAAGGCGAATTTGTCACAGGTCAAGAAAGTCCATCCAGATATTCTGACTATGGGAGCTTGGTTGAAGGAGAGTGCCTTTGTAAAGAAGTGA